GTGCAGGCCATCGCCGCGGCACCCGGCACGCTGAAGCCGCAGGTCGACGACGGCAAGCTGCGCGTGCTCGGCAATTGCGGCGCCCAGCGCATCGCGAGCTTTCCTGACGTGCCGACGTTCCAGGAGCTCGGCTACAAGGACGTCGAGATGTACATCTGGGCCGGCTTGTTCGCACAGAGCACGCTGCCCGCGCCGATCGCGACCCGCTTGCGCGAGGCGATGGCGCAGGTGATGTCGAGCCCCGACGTGCTCAAATCGTTCGAGGCTTCGGGCAGTCTCGTCGCCTATCAGGACGCGCCGGCCTTCTCCGAATTCGTCGCGGCCGACAGCACGCGCCTGATCGCGGCGGTGAAGAAGATCGGCAAGGTGGAGTAGGTTCCAGCCGCACTTTCACATTTTTTTGTTGGTTCAGAACCTGACCGCGTCTCATTGATTGAGGACAAATTGAGAGAAGCGAGAAGGATCTGGATATGCGAACAGAGCGGATTGCGCTGGGTGTGGCGCTCGCGATCGGCGGCATCGTCGCGCAGGGCGCCGCCTTCGCGCAGGAATATCGCGGCACCATGGAACAGCAGATGGCCTGCACGCCGGATGTGTGGCGGCTGTGCAGCGACCAGATTCCGGACGTGAACCGCATCGTGGCCTGCCTGCAACAGAACTCGCCGCAACTCTCCAGTGGCTGCCGCGCGGTGTTCCGGTCCAACAACCAGGTGCAGCCGCAGCAGCAGGTGCCGCGTGGTCGTGCCGCGCCGTCGCCGCGCTATAACAATGCGCCGCCGCCACCTCAGCAGGTGCAGCCGCGGCCCTACGACGATGACGACGATTAGCGCTGTCTAAAGCATGATCCGGAAAAGTGCGCAGCGGTTTTCCGAAAAGATCATGCGCAAACCACAAGCCAAAGCGCGATGAAGATTTCATCCTGATCTCATCGTGCTTTTGCGCATGATCGGAAAACCAGGCAGCAGTCGGCGCGAAAGATTGCGATCGTGCCGCCTGGTTCAGCGCTCTGGCTTGCTGTCCGATTGAGGTCGATGTCCAAGCGCCGTCCGCAAGGCCACGGCAAAGAGAATGGCTGCGACTGGCCAATGGAACCAGATCTTATGGCCAGTGAAGAGATTGATCAGAATCAGGAAGACCGACACCGTGAGTGCCGCTGCAACCGGCCGGGGCAGCTTTCTGAGCCAATCCGTGACGACATTCGTCGACGATGGTGGCGCGCGCCTGTCTTCCATTCGCGGAGCACGCGCTCTCTCCGAGGGCGTTGCGTTTCCCTTGATCGGGAAGCTCCCTTGCCCGGCGGTCCCGCCGCCAAGGGTCAGCCGATAGCTGGTCATGGGAGCAATGTTCTTCATGGGGCGCTGGCCGAGACAGTCGAAGCCAACGGATAATTTGTTGTGCACCTGATCGTAGACGGAGCTCGAGATCACGACGCCGCCGGGGTCAGCGAGTTCTTGCAGCCGCGATGCGATATTGACCCCGTCGCCATAGATGTCGGAACCATCGACCATCACGTCGCCGAGGTTGATGCCGATGCGAAACTGCATCGGGTTCGCCTGAGGCGCGTCCGAACCTTGACTGGAAATTTCCTGCTGAATCTCGACCGCGCATTGAACGGCCTCGACGACGCTGGCGAACTCGGCGATCACGGCATCGCCCCAGGTATTCACGATGCGGCCGTCATGACGCTCGACCAGTCGCGCAATGGCGGTGCGGTAGCGGCGGAGCGTCTCCAACGTTCCGGTCTCGTCCGCTTCCATGAGACGAGAATAGCCGTACACGTCAGCGCACAGCACGGTTGTCAGTCGTCGTTTCACCTTGTCGTCGGTCATCCTCAGTATGGTAGCCTTCCTGACGGACAAATGCATCAGGCATCGCATCCGGAGCCGCCTATCCCGAAACCGTCATAATCGTGCAACGTGGCACTCAGCCAAGGCCTAAAGCATGATCCGGAAAAGTGCGAAGCGGTTTTCCGGAAAGATCGTGCGCAAACAACAACCTAAAGCGCGATGACGATTCATCCGAATCTCATCGCGCTTTAGACACGAGCTTGGTCTGGGTCCGCCGTCGCCTCGATGGACGGTGCGAAACGTTTCGGCCCTCCGGCGGCGCCCATCAGCCGCCCCCAAACCTGGTGGCTTCCCGCACCAGGATGTCGATCAGCATTTTGGCAGGCATTTCCCGCACAAGCGCGGCTGCCTGCCCTGACCAGAGTGGCATGAAGTCGGCGCTCCCATTCGGCTCCGCCGCAGCACGCAGCGGCGGCAGCTCGCCCATCGGCAGTGGAAAGTCCGGTGCCGCGTCCGACCAGGGACCGATCTCGGCGGCAAGGCGATTGACAAGAACTCTCGCCGGTCGTCCGGAGAACACGTTTGTCACGACAGTCCGGTTTGCCCGCGCATTCCGCAGCGCCTCGCGATGGAGCGGGGGTGTCGCCGTCTCGGTACAAAGCAGAAATGCAGTCCCGATCTGCGCGCCGGCGGCTCCGAGCGCGAACGCCGCCGCGATCCCTCGCCCATCCGCGATTCCGCCTGCAGCGATCACGGGCACGCCGACGGCGTCGGCCACCTGGGGCACCAGGGCAAATGTACCGGCCTGCGAGGCGATCGCGCGCTTGCGATCGGAATCGAGGAATATGCCGCGATGCCCTCCGGCATCATATCCCTGCGCGATGATCGCATCAGCGCCATGCTTTTCGAGCCAGCATGCTTCGTCGACCGTCGTCGCGGATGAAATCACCTTGCAGCCTGCGGCCTTGACCCGATCGACCAGCCTGGGCTCGGGCAAGCCGAAATGAAAGCTCACCACCTCCGGCCTGACATCCTCGACCACGGCGCACGCCGCCTCGCCGAAGGGAGCGAGATCGAGGCGCGGTGTCACCGTTGCAGGGTCGATGCCGAGTTCGCGATAATAGGACGCAAGCTTCTCGTGCCAGGCTCGCTCGCGAGCGGCGTCCGCTTTCGCCGGATCGTGGCAGAAGAAATTGAGGTTGATCGGTTTCGTCGTCAGTCGTCGGAGCTCCGCGACATTCTTCAAAACGAGTTCCGGGGCCATGATCGCGCAACCGATCGAGCCGAGGCCGCCGGCATTGGACACCGCGGCCGCAAGTTCGACCGTGCAAAATCCGGCCATCGGCGCCAGCACGATGGGATGGTCGATCCCAAATAGTTCAACGACACGTCGGTCGGACCACATTGCACACCTCCTACCAGCGACCAGCGGACGCGCCGCCGTCGACATGCATGACCTCGCCGGTGACAAAGGCCGCTCGCTCCAGATACATCACGGCATCGACGACCTCCCGTGTTTCGCCCATGCGGCCCATTGGCTGCAGGCTCGCGAGGAAGCCAAGCGCTTCCGGCGCGTGCATCGGGGTCGCGATCGCACCCGGAGAAACGGCGTTCACGCGGATATTCCGGCTTGCGTACTCGATCGCGAGCGAGCGGGTGATCGCGTTGAGCCCGCCTTTGGTCAGTGCCGCGAGCGCCGCTGCCAGCGAGGCCATCGGCTGCTCGGCGATCGTGGCCGTGATGTTGACGATGTGACCCGAGCCCGCGAGCAGCATCCTCGCCGCCGCCCGCTGCGTCAGGTGGAAGAAGCCCGCGAGATTGACCCCGACCATCGTGGCAAAGTCGGCTTCGGAATACTCCGTAAAGGGTTTTGCAATGAAAAGGCCGGCGTTGTTGATGAGCGTATCGATCCGTCCGAAGCGTTCGATGGCCAGTCCCACGATGCGATCGGCGGTTCTTGCGCTGGTTATGTCGCCCTCGACCGCAAGAGTCGACGGATCTTCGCTCTTTGCAATCGAACGGGAGGTGGCAACGACGTGATAGCCGATGTCGCGATAGGCCCCGAGCAACGCCGCGCCAATGCCTCGCGATGCCCCGGTGATGACGGCAACTTTCCGTTCGGATGTCATATTCGCTCCTTCACGCAATCAGTGTGCGGATGAGCGAACAGTTACCTTGATCGAGGTCGCGCGCCTGTGCATCGCCTGCTCAGCTATTGTCATTTCCTGCTGTCGGCGGCAGCAGATCATTACATCCGTAACGAAGTCAGGCCAGCAGGCTGCGCCGATATTGCGCCGGCGTCTGGCCGGTGGCGCGCCGGAATGCACGGGTGAAATTGGCCTGACACGAAAACCTGAGCGTGAGCGCGATGTCGACCAGGGCCCGGTCGGCGTCGCAGAGCAGATCCTTGGCGCGTTCGAGGCGCCTTGCACTGACATGCCGATGCGGCGATTCGCCGAAGGCGGTCTTGAACGCGCGCGAGAAATGAAATTCGCTCAGGCAGGCAACCGAGGCCAGCCGCGCCACCGTCAGATCGCTTTCCAGATTGGCTTCGATATAGTCAAGCACGCGCGCCAGTCTGCGCCGGTCGAGCCCCTCCCTTGAAGCGGGGTTGGCCAGGTCGGACGGCGACGCACCGGCATGGTTCTGGATCAATCTTGCCACCAGACTCAACGCCAGGGTTTCGGCGAGCAGCCTGCCCGCGGAAGTCTCGTGTTCCAGTTCGGACATGATGGCGTAGGCGATCTCGGCAAGCAGCGGATCGTGGAAACCACCCTCGCGATGGAGTGACCTGATCGCCGTCGTGTTGAACCCGTCCCCAAAATGGTCCGACGAGAACCGACTGGGAGGAAGGTAGAGATGCAGTATCGCTGGCACCGGCTCGGACATGTCGATCAGGCCTTCCTGCACGCCGGCCGGACGCAGCCAGATCGTTCCGCGTTCGGACACGGTCGAATCGATGACCCCGTCCAGCCGTCGCGTGATGACGGACCGACTGCCGCGGACATCGATGCAGACCTCGGCATCCGGCTGCGGCTTGTTCCAGGTGACCGTACCGCTGTGGCTGCGAAGCTCCGCCGCGAGATTCGACCAACCCCGCGTGGCCGATGAGGCCAGCAGCCCGGCGACGCCGTATTTGTTGAAGCTGCGTTTGCCCGGCGGCGTCGGCTGAGGTGCCAATTCCTGATTTCCACCAGATGAATTCACGCGGATGCTACCCTGGAAACATGCCCTGCCAGCTCGATGGCTTTGATGTGGTCGGCCGCGAGGCGGACCGCAATTCCCGCCGGCCCCCATCACGCATCTGCGATCAAGGCGGCGTGAGCCGCCCGGTTCCGCCATCGCGTATCGACGCCTCCCTAAGGCCTGACCTCGCAAACGTCGATCCACTCGGCGCCGACGAGCTCCGCCATGCGGTCCGGCGCGATGCGCACGGCGCTGTGGGTCGAGCCGGCGGCCGGCACCACGACATCGAACGCCTTCAGCGAGACGTCGCAATAGACCGGCAGCGGTGATTTCAGCCCGAACGGGCAGACGCCGCCGACCTCATGGCCGGTGATGTCGGCGACCTCTTCCAGCCCCAGCATCTTCGGCTTGCCGCCGAACTGCGTCTTGACCTTCTTGTTGTCCATCCGTGAGGTGCCGGCCGCGACGATCAGGATCACGCGTTCGCCGACGCGCAAGGACAGCGTCTTGGCGATCATACCCGGCTCGACACCATAGGCCTCGGCGGCCAGCGTCACGGTCGCGGAGCTGATCGGGGATTCGATGACGGAGATGTCGGGGGCTTTGTCGGCGAAGAAGGCGCGAACGGATTCCAGGCTCATTCCAGTCTCACGGGCGGGCGGCGATACCTGGGTGACCCCTAGATGATCCCTGGCAGCTCGGACAGCGCGCGGACGCGGTGGTCCGGCGCGAAGCCAAGCTCGTCCATCTGGGTGCGGATCGCCTTGAACATCG
This is a stretch of genomic DNA from Bradyrhizobium sp. CB2312. It encodes these proteins:
- a CDS encoding SDR family oxidoreductase, with product MTSERKVAVITGASRGIGAALLGAYRDIGYHVVATSRSIAKSEDPSTLAVEGDITSARTADRIVGLAIERFGRIDTLINNAGLFIAKPFTEYSEADFATMVGVNLAGFFHLTQRAAARMLLAGSGHIVNITATIAEQPMASLAAALAALTKGGLNAITRSLAIEYASRNIRVNAVSPGAIATPMHAPEALGFLASLQPMGRMGETREVVDAVMYLERAAFVTGEVMHVDGGASAGRW
- a CDS encoding adenylate/guanylate cyclase domain-containing protein; this translates as MTDDKVKRRLTTVLCADVYGYSRLMEADETGTLETLRRYRTAIARLVERHDGRIVNTWGDAVIAEFASVVEAVQCAVEIQQEISSQGSDAPQANPMQFRIGINLGDVMVDGSDIYGDGVNIASRLQELADPGGVVISSSVYDQVHNKLSVGFDCLGQRPMKNIAPMTSYRLTLGGGTAGQGSFPIKGNATPSERARAPRMEDRRAPPSSTNVVTDWLRKLPRPVAAALTVSVFLILINLFTGHKIWFHWPVAAILFAVALRTALGHRPQSDSKPER
- a CDS encoding AraC family transcriptional regulator; the encoded protein is MNSSGGNQELAPQPTPPGKRSFNKYGVAGLLASSATRGWSNLAAELRSHSGTVTWNKPQPDAEVCIDVRGSRSVITRRLDGVIDSTVSERGTIWLRPAGVQEGLIDMSEPVPAILHLYLPPSRFSSDHFGDGFNTTAIRSLHREGGFHDPLLAEIAYAIMSELEHETSAGRLLAETLALSLVARLIQNHAGASPSDLANPASREGLDRRRLARVLDYIEANLESDLTVARLASVACLSEFHFSRAFKTAFGESPHRHVSARRLERAKDLLCDADRALVDIALTLRFSCQANFTRAFRRATGQTPAQYRRSLLA
- a CDS encoding YbaK/EbsC family protein; protein product: MSLESVRAFFADKAPDISVIESPISSATVTLAAEAYGVEPGMIAKTLSLRVGERVILIVAAGTSRMDNKKVKTQFGGKPKMLGLEEVADITGHEVGGVCPFGLKSPLPVYCDVSLKAFDVVVPAAGSTHSAVRIAPDRMAELVGAEWIDVCEVRP
- a CDS encoding nitronate monooxygenase, translated to MWSDRRVVELFGIDHPIVLAPMAGFCTVELAAAVSNAGGLGSIGCAIMAPELVLKNVAELRRLTTKPINLNFFCHDPAKADAARERAWHEKLASYYRELGIDPATVTPRLDLAPFGEAACAVVEDVRPEVVSFHFGLPEPRLVDRVKAAGCKVISSATTVDEACWLEKHGADAIIAQGYDAGGHRGIFLDSDRKRAIASQAGTFALVPQVADAVGVPVIAAGGIADGRGIAAAFALGAAGAQIGTAFLLCTETATPPLHREALRNARANRTVVTNVFSGRPARVLVNRLAAEIGPWSDAAPDFPLPMGELPPLRAAAEPNGSADFMPLWSGQAAALVREMPAKMLIDILVREATRFGGG